From a single Elgaria multicarinata webbii isolate HBS135686 ecotype San Diego chromosome 18, rElgMul1.1.pri, whole genome shotgun sequence genomic region:
- the HVCN1 gene encoding voltage-gated hydrogen channel 1 — translation MSMYLKHFTVVGDDPAQWNNDYKKWEEEEMEEEGDGKPPETAIKVDSAPRPPTFREIMKKLFQSHRFQILVVGLVILDAVLVLGELLLDLKIIHPDKDEIVLKVFHYLSLSILTLFLVEVSFKIFAYRLEFFHHKFEVLDAVVVIVSFVLDIVVVFKEHVFEALGLLILLRLWRVARIINGIILSVKTRSEQQVSKLKQANLQLTVKVEQLESSCAEKEVEIERLNDLLKRHGLLSQPR, via the exons ATGTCTATGTACCTGAAGCATTTCACCGTTGTGGGAGACGATCCTGCTCAGTGGAACAATGACTACAAGAAATGGgaggaagaagagatggaggaggaaggggacggGAAGCCGCCGGAGACGGCCATTAAAGTAGACTCGGCCCCCAGGCCTCCCACCTTCCGGGAAATCATGAAGAAGTTGTTTCAGTCACACAGAtttcag atcTTAGTGGTCGGTCTAGTTATCTTGGATGCTGTGCTGGTCCTTGGGGAATTGCTTTTGGATTTGAAAATCATCCATCCCGATAAAGATGAGATTGTGCTGAAG GTCTTCCACTACCTGAGCCTGTCCATTTTAAcgctcttcctggtggaagtcaGCTTCAAGATCTTTGCCTACCGCCTGGAGTTCTTCCACCACAAGTTCGAGGTCCTGGACGCTGTTGTTGTCATCGTGTCATTCGTTCTCGACATCGTTGTGGTGTTCAAGGAGCATGTGTTCGAGGCGCTCGGACTGCTGATTCTGCTCAGACTGTGGCGAGTGGCCAGGATTATAAATG GGATAATCTTGTCGGTGAAGACGCGATCCGAGCAACAGGTGTCCAAACTGAAACAAGCCAACCTGCAGCTCACTGTAAAGGTTGAACAGCTGGAAAGCAGTTGTGCGGAGAAG GAGGTAGAAATTGAAAGGCTTAACGACCTTTTGAAGCGACATGGGCTTCTCAGCCAGCCTAGATAG
- the PPP1CC gene encoding serine/threonine-protein phosphatase PP1-gamma catalytic subunit isoform X2 codes for MADIDKLNIDSIIQRLLEVRGSKPGKNVQLQENEIRGLCLKSREIFLSQPILLELEAPLKICGDIHGQYYDLLRLFEYGGFPPESNYLFLGDYVDRGKQSLETICLLLAYKIKYPENFFLLRGNHECASINRIYGFYDECKRRYNIKLWKTFTDCFNCLPIAAIVDEKIFCCHGGLSPDLQSMEQIRRIMRPTDVPDQGLLCDLLWSDPDKDVLGWGENDRGVSFTFGAEVVAKFLHKHDLDLICRAHQVVEDGYEFFAKRQLVTLFSAPNYCGEFDNAGAMMSVDETLMCSFQILKPAEKKKPNASRPVTPPRGRTA; via the exons ATGGCGGATATTGACAAACTCAACATCGACAGCATCATCCAACGGCTGCTGGAGG TAAGAGGGTCAAAGCCTGGTAAAAATGTTCAACTTCAAGAGAACGAAATAAGAGGACTGTGCTTGAAATCTCGAGAGATCTTTCTCAGTCAACCCATTCTGTTAGAACTTGAAGCACCACTTAAAATATGTG GGGACATCCATGGACAATACTATGACTTGCTTCGACTCTTTGAATATGGAGGATTTCCACCTGAAAGCAACTATCTATTCCTTGGTGACTACGTTGATAGAGGGAAGCAGTCTTTAGAAACAATTTGCCTTTTACTGGCCTACAAGATAAAATATCCAGAGAATTTTTTCCTCCTTAGAGGGAACCATGAATGTGCCAGCATCAATAGAATTTATGGCTTCTATGATGAAT GTAAAAGAAGATATAACATCAAGCTGTGGAAAACCTTTACAGACTGCTTTAATTGTTTACCAATTGCAGCCATTGTGGATgagaaaatattttgctgccatgGCG GCTTATCGCCAGACCTCCAATCAATGGAACAAATCCGACGAATTATGCGCCCCACTGATGTGCCAGATCAAGGCCTCCTTTGTGATCTGCTGTGGTCTGACCCTGACAAGGATGTCCTCGGATGGGGTGAAAATGACAGAGGAGTTTCTTTCACATTTGGAGCTGAAGTGGTTGCAAAGTTCCTCCATAAGCATGATTTGGATCTTATATGCCGAGCTCATCAG GTGGTTGAAGATGGATATGAGTTCTTTGCAAAAAGGCAGCTGGTAACTCTGTTTTCAGCCCCAAATTACTGTGGGGAATTTGACAATGCGGGCGCCATGATGAGTGTGGACGAGACTCTAATGTGTTCCTTTCAG ATCTTGAAGCCTGCCGAGAAAAAGAAGCCCAATGCTAGCCGACCTGTAACGCCACCCAGGG GAAGGACGGCTTGA
- the PPP1CC gene encoding serine/threonine-protein phosphatase PP1-gamma catalytic subunit isoform X1 gives MADIDKLNIDSIIQRLLEVRGSKPGKNVQLQENEIRGLCLKSREIFLSQPILLELEAPLKICGDIHGQYYDLLRLFEYGGFPPESNYLFLGDYVDRGKQSLETICLLLAYKIKYPENFFLLRGNHECASINRIYGFYDECKRRYNIKLWKTFTDCFNCLPIAAIVDEKIFCCHGGLSPDLQSMEQIRRIMRPTDVPDQGLLCDLLWSDPDKDVLGWGENDRGVSFTFGAEVVAKFLHKHDLDLICRAHQVVEDGYEFFAKRQLVTLFSAPNYCGEFDNAGAMMSVDETLMCSFQILKPAEKKKPNASRPVTPPRGMITKQAKK, from the exons ATGGCGGATATTGACAAACTCAACATCGACAGCATCATCCAACGGCTGCTGGAGG TAAGAGGGTCAAAGCCTGGTAAAAATGTTCAACTTCAAGAGAACGAAATAAGAGGACTGTGCTTGAAATCTCGAGAGATCTTTCTCAGTCAACCCATTCTGTTAGAACTTGAAGCACCACTTAAAATATGTG GGGACATCCATGGACAATACTATGACTTGCTTCGACTCTTTGAATATGGAGGATTTCCACCTGAAAGCAACTATCTATTCCTTGGTGACTACGTTGATAGAGGGAAGCAGTCTTTAGAAACAATTTGCCTTTTACTGGCCTACAAGATAAAATATCCAGAGAATTTTTTCCTCCTTAGAGGGAACCATGAATGTGCCAGCATCAATAGAATTTATGGCTTCTATGATGAAT GTAAAAGAAGATATAACATCAAGCTGTGGAAAACCTTTACAGACTGCTTTAATTGTTTACCAATTGCAGCCATTGTGGATgagaaaatattttgctgccatgGCG GCTTATCGCCAGACCTCCAATCAATGGAACAAATCCGACGAATTATGCGCCCCACTGATGTGCCAGATCAAGGCCTCCTTTGTGATCTGCTGTGGTCTGACCCTGACAAGGATGTCCTCGGATGGGGTGAAAATGACAGAGGAGTTTCTTTCACATTTGGAGCTGAAGTGGTTGCAAAGTTCCTCCATAAGCATGATTTGGATCTTATATGCCGAGCTCATCAG GTGGTTGAAGATGGATATGAGTTCTTTGCAAAAAGGCAGCTGGTAACTCTGTTTTCAGCCCCAAATTACTGTGGGGAATTTGACAATGCGGGCGCCATGATGAGTGTGGACGAGACTCTAATGTGTTCCTTTCAG ATCTTGAAGCCTGCCGAGAAAAAGAAGCCCAATGCTAGCCGACCTGTAACGCCACCCAGGGGTATGATCACaaaacaagcaaagaaataa